The Canis lupus familiaris isolate Mischka breed German Shepherd chromosome 27, alternate assembly UU_Cfam_GSD_1.0, whole genome shotgun sequence genome window below encodes:
- the ARHGDIB gene encoding rho GDP-dissociation inhibitor 2, which translates to MTEKAPEAHLEEDVDELDSKLNYKPPPQKSLKELQEMDKDDESLIKYKKTLLGDGPVVADPTAPNVTVTRLTLVCESAPGPITMDLTGDLEALKKETFVLKEGVEYRVKIHFKVNRDIVSGLKYVQHTYRTGVKVDKATFMVGSYGPRPEEYEFLTPAEEAPKGMLARGTYHNKSFFTDDDKHDHLTWEWNLSIKKEWTE; encoded by the exons ATGACTGAAAAGGCCCCAGAAGCACACCTGGAGGAGGATGTCGATGAGCTGGACAGCAAGCTCAACTATAAGCCTCCACCCCAGAAATCCCTGAAAGAGCTACAGGAGATGGACAAAGATGATGAAAGTCTAATCAAATACAAGAAAACACTCCTGGGGGACGGCCCTGTGGTGGCAG ACCCAACAGCCCCCAATGTCACGGTCACCCGGCTTACCCTGGTTTGTGAGAGTGCCCCAGGACCGATCACCATGGACCTCACTG GGGATCTTGAAGCCCTCAAAAAAGAAACTTTTGTGCTAAAGGAAGGTGTTGAATACAGAGTCAAAATTCACTTCAAA GTGAACAGGGATATTGTGTCAGGCCTGAAATACGTTCAACATACCTATCGGACTGGGGTGAAAG tgGATAAAGCAACATTTATGGTTGGCAGCTACGGGCCTCGGCCAGAAGAGTATGAGTTCCTGACTCCAGCTGAGGAGGCTCCCAAGGGCATGCTGGCTCGAGGCACTTACCACAACAAGTCCTTCTTCACTGATGATGACAAGCATGACCACCTTACTTGGGAGTGGAACCTGTCCATTAAGAAGGAGTGGACAGAATGA